A genomic segment from Aegilops tauschii subsp. strangulata cultivar AL8/78 chromosome 1, Aet v6.0, whole genome shotgun sequence encodes:
- the LOC109748685 gene encoding pectinesterase inhibitor-like: MASTLRSLAIVLIVLAAVSFGFPAINADATLLVKTCKKTTNALLCLAVLHVDPKSAYATTEHDLANVALQIASNTADHNAEVIHNLAKDVQGTPEGGTLNICLGAYVDATNDLEIDARPGFDGGNYVGARNLVLGAKGAGGRCEVAFKGIKKKSPVTNIDQQMTERCGVAGELIGLLIHK, translated from the coding sequence ATGGCGAGCACATTAAGATCCTTAGCTATTGTTCTTATTGTGCTCGCCGCCGTGTCCTTTGGTTTCCCTGCCATCAATGCCGACGCCACCCTCCTCGTCAAGACGTGCAAGAAGACCACAAACGCCTTGTTGTGCCTGGCAGTGTTGCACGTCGACCCAAAGAGCGCCTACGCCACCACCGAGCACGACCTTGCCAACGTCGCACTGCAGATCGCAAGTAACACCGCTGACCACAACGCCGAGGTCATCCACAACCTAGCCAAGGACGTCCAAGGCACGCCCGAGGGAGGCACGTTGAACATCTGCCTCGGGGCCTATGTTGATGCCACCAATGACCTCGAGATCGACGCTCGCCCCGGTTTCGATGGTGGGAACTATGTCGGCGCGAGGAATCTCGTGTTGGGTGCCAAGGGCGCCGGTGGTAGATGCGAGGTTGCGTTCAAGGGGATCAAAAAGAAGTCCCCCGTGACAAACATAGATCAACAGATGACAGAGCGATGTGGCGTCGCGGGTGAACTCATTGGCCTTCTTATACACAAGTGA
- the LOC109748684 gene encoding putative F-box protein At1g12855 isoform X1, with protein sequence MADAAGATPLLPGLPDEIAIWEILVRLPPKSLLRSRAISPAWRRATSTRGFLLSHHARQPALPLQYTHSNVADGGESLDVVPFNHRAGVAAADRFQCVARLKTAPVLTSSCVRAPRFYLEASCDGLLVLSIEFDDICICNPATRQYAALQQVRGFRPVELYPHPSTGDYQLLLYQDEDQGAIYIFTVGSGQPPRHIGCPDPNELEDCPGLLFHGSLYWYIGNRIMVFDTTAESFRQIRAPVASDHARLFEMGDMLGVSSLNDEETAIDIWVMRDYQGEVWDFKRRIDLPAAEIRHQCQCSLSEEDVMVVPGDGELVVLVGCNGWLFQVDVNGKLIASFQPRGLNYTLHVLKQTLVQHTFFLALEGYVVNASPFI encoded by the coding sequence ATGGCGGACGCCGCAGGTGCGACTCCCCTCCTCCCCGGCCTCCCGGACGAGATCGCCATCTGGGAGATCCTCGTCCGCCTGCCCCCCAAATCCCTCCTCCGCAGCCGCGCCATCAGCCCCGCATGGCGCCGCGCCACCTCCACCCGCGGCTTCCTCCTGTCCCACCACGCCCGCCAGCCCGCCCTCCCCCTCCAGTACACCCACAGCAACGTCGCCGACGGCGGCGAGTCCCTGGACGTCGTCCCCTTCAACCACCGTGCAGGGGTCGCCGCCGCCGACCGGTTCCAGTGCGTCGCGAGGCTGAAAACGGCTCCCGTCCTAACGAGTTCATGCGTCCGTGCTCCTCGCTTCTATCTCGAGGCCTCCTGCGACGGCCTCCTCGTGCTCTCCATCGAATTTGACGACATCTGCATCTGCAACCCGGCAACTCGACAGTACGCAGCTCTCCAGCAGGTTCGTGGATTCAGGCCCGTGGAGTTGTACCCCCACCCCTCTACCGGTGACTACCAGCTGTTGTTGTACCAGGATGAAGATCAAGGTGCCATCTACATTTTCACAGTAGGCTCTGGCCAGCCGCCGAGGCACATAGGGTGCCCTGACCCGAACGAACTGGAAGATTGCCCCGGACTCCTGTTCCATGGTAGCCTGTATTGGTACATAGGCAACCGGATAATGGTATTCGACACCACCGCCGAGTCGTTCCGGCAGATCCGTGCTCCGGTGGCCAGTGACCACGCCCGACTATTTGAGATGGGTGATATGCTTGGTGTCTCGTCTCTTAATGATGAGGAGACAGCCATTGATATCTGGGTGATGCGGGACTACCAAGGCGAGGTCTGGGATTTCAAGCGTCGGATTGACTTGCCGGCCGCAGAGATCAGGCACCAGTGTCAATGTTCTCTCTCTGAAGAGGATGTGATGGTTGTGCCTGGGGACGGTGAGTTGGTCGTGCTGGTCGGTTGTAATGGCTGGCTGTTTCAGGTTGATGTCAATGGCAAGTTGATTGCTAGTTTCCAACCCAGAGGCCTCAATTATACTCTACATGTGCTCAAGCAGACTCTTGTTCAACATACCTTTTTTCTGGCACTAGAGGGTTATGTTGTGAATGCCTCGCCTTTTATCTGA
- the LOC109748684 gene encoding F-box protein At3g57580 isoform X2: protein MADAAGATPLLPGLPDEIAIWEILVRLPPKSLLRSRAISPAWRRATSTRGFLLSHHARQPALPLQYTHSNVADGGESLDVVPFNHRAGVAAADRFQCVARLKTAPVLTSSCVRAPRFYLEASCDGLLVLSIEFDDICICNPATRQYAALQQDEDQGAIYIFTVGSGQPPRHIGCPDPNELEDCPGLLFHGSLYWYIGNRIMVFDTTAESFRQIRAPVASDHARLFEMGDMLGVSSLNDEETAIDIWVMRDYQGEVWDFKRRIDLPAAEIRHQCQCSLSEEDVMVVPGDGELVVLVGCNGWLFQVDVNGKLIASFQPRGLNYTLHVLKQTLVQHTFFLALEGYVVNASPFI from the exons ATGGCGGACGCCGCAGGTGCGACTCCCCTCCTCCCCGGCCTCCCGGACGAGATCGCCATCTGGGAGATCCTCGTCCGCCTGCCCCCCAAATCCCTCCTCCGCAGCCGCGCCATCAGCCCCGCATGGCGCCGCGCCACCTCCACCCGCGGCTTCCTCCTGTCCCACCACGCCCGCCAGCCCGCCCTCCCCCTCCAGTACACCCACAGCAACGTCGCCGACGGCGGCGAGTCCCTGGACGTCGTCCCCTTCAACCACCGTGCAGGGGTCGCCGCCGCCGACCGGTTCCAGTGCGTCGCGAGGCTGAAAACGGCTCCCGTCCTAACGAGTTCATGCGTCCGTGCTCCTCGCTTCTATCTCGAGGCCTCCTGCGACGGCCTCCTCGTGCTCTCCATCGAATTTGACGACATCTGCATCTGCAACCCGGCAACTCGACAGTACGCAGCTCTCCAGCAG GATGAAGATCAAGGTGCCATCTACATTTTCACAGTAGGCTCTGGCCAGCCGCCGAGGCACATAGGGTGCCCTGACCCGAACGAACTGGAAGATTGCCCCGGACTCCTGTTCCATGGTAGCCTGTATTGGTACATAGGCAACCGGATAATGGTATTCGACACCACCGCCGAGTCGTTCCGGCAGATCCGTGCTCCGGTGGCCAGTGACCACGCCCGACTATTTGAGATGGGTGATATGCTTGGTGTCTCGTCTCTTAATGATGAGGAGACAGCCATTGATATCTGGGTGATGCGGGACTACCAAGGCGAGGTCTGGGATTTCAAGCGTCGGATTGACTTGCCGGCCGCAGAGATCAGGCACCAGTGTCAATGTTCTCTCTCTGAAGAGGATGTGATGGTTGTGCCTGGGGACGGTGAGTTGGTCGTGCTGGTCGGTTGTAATGGCTGGCTGTTTCAGGTTGATGTCAATGGCAAGTTGATTGCTAGTTTCCAACCCAGAGGCCTCAATTATACTCTACATGTGCTCAAGCAGACTCTTGTTCAACATACCTTTTTTCTGGCACTAGAGGGTTATGTTGTGAATGCCTCGCCTTTTATCTGA
- the LOC109748686 gene encoding uncharacterized protein → MSKAYDRVEWTFLEAMLRKLGFRRRWVTLIMKCVTTVRYQVKVNGVLTQQFSPSRGLKQGDPLSPYLFVICAEGLSALLHEAEETGKVSGVQICGAAPTVSHLFFADDSMILLKATQQEATTLRDILDLYENCSGQSVNMEKSAIMFSPNTSTEAKSSVKGSLKIYSENWNDRYLGLPVHVGRSKRRVFGYIKNNMCGRMHGWQERLLAKAGKETLVKSVAQAIPAFAMSCFDLTKGFCKELNTLIGKFWWSQQDKENTMHWLSWETLSLPKGVSDFMAWHFDYKGNHIVKSAYKLFVQLQKQARNGAPGNSTMVVGNLDRWDNQAWRRIWKLPCPRKIQMFAWRVKHESLAFCTNLTRRGVRLENSKCFFCGRVDEDGAHLFVKCNAVKEVWREMSLERVRLEMEELSSVHAIMDLLWRLDENVCVQILTFWWNWWNKRNKIREGELPITDDELIRRVQCSTLEFMQLFRTSKKKQAESKWAPPGEGILKINVDGAYTPGETFAAWGAVVRDEAGDVLLARAGRKEQINDPFGAEVAAMSEAVAMAADIGALHVVFDTDSQLLQEALDLSKVDSSPYAAVIEDIKLQLKLWFSKQSITFCRRAANSIAHELAKLGSLCLPNDSIGWTNIVQRHVAACVSGDLPEHR, encoded by the exons ATGAGTAAGGCCTATGACCGAGTAGAGTGGACATTCCTTGAAGCCATGCTAAGAAAACTGGGATTTAGGAGAAGATGGGTGACCCTGATAATGAAATGTGTAACCACTGTGAGGTACCAGGTTAAAGTTAATGGCGTCCTAACGCAACAGTTCAGTCCATCTCGAGGATTAAAACAAGGGGATCCGCTTTCCCCTTACCTGTTTGTGATCTGTGCTGAAGGGTTGTCAGCGTTGTTACACGAGGCCGAGGAGACGGGGAAGGTTAGTGGTGTCCAGATTTGCGGAGCTGCACCAACTGTTTCACATCTGTTCTTTGCAGATGATTCCATGATTTTGCTAAAGGCAACACAGCAGGAAGCCACGACCCTTCGAGATATCCTCGATCTTTATGAAAACTGCTCTGGCCAAAGTGTCAACATGGAGAAATCGGCGATCATGTTCTCGCCCAATACTAGTACAGAGGCAAAAAGTTCAGTCAAAGGGTCGCTCAAAATATACAGTGAGAACTGGAACGATCGCTATTTGGGGCTACCTGTACATGTAGGCAGATCAAAACGGCGAGTCTTTGGCTACATAAAGAATAACATGTGTGGCCGAATGCATGGATGGCAGGAGAGACTGCTTGCGAAAGCCGGGAAGGAGACGCTCGTGAAATCTGTGGCACAGGCGATACCGGCCTTTGCCATGTCGTGTTTCGACCTGACGAAAGGTTTTTGCAAGGAACTGAATACgctcatagggaaattttggtgGAGCCAACAGGATAAAGAAAACACCATGCACTGGCTAAGTTGGGAAACCTTGTCACTTCCGAAAG GAGTCAGTGATTTCATGGCATGGCATTTTGACTATAAAGGGAACCATATTGTGAAAAGCGCCTACAAGCTATTTGTACAGTTGCAGAAACAAGCAAGGAATGGGGCCCCTGGCAATAGCACAATGGTGGTGGGAAACTTGGATAGGTGGGATAACCAGGCATGGCGTAGGATATGGAAACTACCCTGCCCACGCAAGATTCAGATGTTCGCTTGGCGAGTCAAACACGAGTCACTGGCTTTCTGTACTAACCTGACGAGAAGAGGGGTCAGGCTCGAGAACTCCAAGTGCTTCTTTTGCGGGAGAGTGGATGAAGACGGGGCTCATCTTTTTGTCAAATGCAACGCTGTCAAGGAAGTGTGGAGGGAGATGAGCCTGGAGAGGGTACGCTTGGAGATGGAAGAGCTATCGTCAGTACATGCAATCATGGACCTGCTTTGGAGGCTAGATGAAAATGTGTGTGTCCAAATCCTCACCTTCTGGTGGAACTGGTGGAACAAGAGGAATAAAATACGAGAAGGGGAATTACCAATCACGGATGACGAGCTAATTCGCCGAGTCCAATGCAGTACCTTGGAGTTCATGCAACTGTTTAGAACGAGTAAAAAGAAGCAAGCAGAGAGCAAGTGGGCACCGCCGGGTGAAGGAATTCTGAAGATCAATGTGGATGGAGCGTATACGCCGGGCGAGACTTTTGCTGCATGGGGAGCGGTTGTCCGTGACGAGGCGGGAGATGTGCTGCTGGCCCGAGCTGGTAGGAAGGAGCAGATAAATGACCCATTCGGAGCAGAGGTTGCGGCCATGTCTGAGGCGGTGGCCATGGCAGCTGACATTGGCGCCCTTCATGTCGTCTTCGACACCGATTCACAGCTACTGCAGGAAGCACTCGACTTGTCCAAGGTTGACTCGTCCCCATACGCGGCTGTCATCGAGGACATCAAGCTTCAGCTTAAATTGTGGTTCTCTAAGCAATCTATTACTTTCTGTAGACGCGCAGCGAACTCGATAGCGCATGAACTTGCAAAACTTGGTAGTTTATGTTTGCCAAATGACAGCATTGGCTGGACCAATATTGTACAGCGCCATGTGGCTGCTTGTGTGTCGGGCGATTTACCCGAGCACCGTTAA